In Gossypium raimondii isolate GPD5lz chromosome 12, ASM2569854v1, whole genome shotgun sequence, a single window of DNA contains:
- the LOC105763853 gene encoding 1-aminocyclopropane-1-carboxylate synthase, producing the protein MEIKRKNKSQLLSKIATNDRHRENSPYFDGWKAYDNNPFHPTQNPNGVIQMGLAENKLCFDLIKKWIMENPDASICTAGGVDKFKDVAIFQDYHGLKEFREAIAKFMGRVGGNKVTFDASRIVMSSGATGANETIMFCLVNPGDAFLVPSPYYPGFARDLRWRTGLEIVPVDCKSSNNFRITRAAMEDAYEKAQKWNLNVKGIIIANPSNPLGTTLDIETMRSLVAFVNEKNIHLVCDEIYAATVFDSPRFVSIAEVIQDMDCCNRDLIHIVYSLSKDMGIPGFRVGIVYSFNDDVMLCARKMSSFGLVSSQTQYLLASMLSDDGFVGNFLRESSKRLAKRHYVFTKGLEQVGISCLTSNAGLFFWMDMRLLLKEQSFKGEIELWRVILNEVKLNVSPGSSFQCSEPGWFRVCFANMDDETVEVALNRIRAFVLNRENQESNRSKRCWRKKHLRLSFSSTRLYDETIMSPCMISPHSPLVRAKT; encoded by the exons ATGGAGATTAAGAGAAAGAACAAGTCACAGCTATTGTCTAAGATAGCCACTAACGACCGACATAGAGAGAATTCACCATATTTTGATGGGTGGAAAGCTTATGACAATAACCCTTTTCACCCTACTCAGAATCCCAATGGTGTGATTCAAATGGGCCTGGCGGAGAATAAG CTTTgctttgatttgataaaaaagtgGATAATGGAAAACCCTGATGCTTCCATATGCACTGCTGGAGGAGTTGATAAGTTCAAAGATGTTGCAATCTTTCAAGATTACCATGGCTTGAAAGAGTTTAGAGAG GCTATAGCGAAGTTTATGGGAAGAGTAGGAGGAAACAAGGTCACATTCGACGCGAGCCGCATAGTGATGAGCAGCGGAGCCACAGGAGCAAACGAGACGATTATGTTTTGCTTAGTCAATCCAGGCGACGCTTTTCTTGTACCTTCTCCTTATTATCCAGG ATTTGCCCGAGACCTAAGATGGCGCACTGGGTTAGAAATAGTTCCAGTTGACTGCAAAAGCTCAAACAATTTTCGTATAACGAGAGCTGCCATGGAAGATGCCTATGAAAAAGCTCAAAAATGGAACCTCAATGTCAAAGGCATCATCATAGCGAACCCTTCGAACCCTTTAGGCACCACATTGGACATTGAAACGATGAGAAGCTTAGTCGCTTTTGTCAACGAAAAGAACATTCACCTCGTTTGCGACGAAATCTATGCTGCCACTGTCTTTGACTCCCCTCGATTCGTTAGCATTGCCGAGGTTATACAAGATATGGATTGTTGCAACCGCGATCTCATTCACATTGTTTATAGCTTGTCCAAGGACATGGGGATCCCAGGTTTTCGGGTCGGGATAGTGTACTCATTCAACGACGATGTTATGCTTTGCGCTCGTAAGATGTCAAGTTTCGGATTGGTGTCGTCTCAAACACAATATTTGCTTGCTTCAATGTTGTCCGACGACGGGTTCGTGGGGAACTTTTTAAGGGAAAGTTCTAAGAGGTTGGCCAAGAGGCACTATGTTTTCACCAAGGGGTTGGAACAAGTTGGGATTTCTTGCTTAACAAGTAATGCCGGTTTGTTTTTTTGGATGGACATGAGACTGCTCCTTAAAGAGCAATCTTTCAAGGGCGAAATTGAGTTGTGGCGTGTGATTCTTAATGAAGTGAAACTCAATGTTTCTCCGGGCTCATCTTTTCAATGTTCTGAGCCGGGTTGGTTTCGAGTTTGCTTCGCGAACATGGATGATGAGACTGTCGAAGTAGCCCTCAACAGGATTCGAGCATTTGTGCTCAATCGAGAGAACCAAGAATCGAACAGGTCGAAACGTTGTTGGCGGAAGAAACACCTTCGCCTCAGTTTCTCTTCCACTAGATTGTATGACGAGACCATAATGTCTCCATGCATGATTTCCCCTCACTCACCACTTGTTCGGGCGAAGACTTAA
- the LOC105763850 gene encoding pentatricopeptide repeat-containing protein At3g61520, mitochondrial, which yields MNTTLTVSKHSKLLRPYLLKHNRRFCTEPNPQPLTPPQDDEQRITQTVQHLLETPHQEWSSSQPLQSLLFSSPLPSPRSILKTTRSLPSYCQALNFFQHLRENSLSTNTQSLSHSLQALLELAGREPDAASRLFELYQASKEWSVPLTVNAAALLIRYFGRLEMVDKSIVVFDEIDLSIKNTHIRNILIDVLLRDGRVDRALNVLDEMLQPVSQSPPNDVTGDIVFYGLTKRGRKGRNVSEEELIKLVLNLGKHSVFPRTNWLTQLVSSLCRNGKINQAWDVLHEQLKLGAPIESPTFNVLLTGLVRCGDVKRMNTALAEMKESGVQPDVVTLGIVINQLCKLRRVDDAMEVFNKMGEETGIDGVSVEADIVILNTLINGLCKVGRQEEGLDLMEKTKSNKGLVPNTVTYNCLIDGFCKVGEVEKGKELFEKMQQDGVSPNAITVNTLVDGMCRHRRINSALEFFGDMKEKGVKGNAAAAYTTLITAFCNADNFCKAVDLFDEMVRSGCSADAIVYYSLISGLCRAGRMDDAGNVYSKMKVAGFHPDIVCYNSLISGFCKKKKVDQAYEIVKEMEETGVKPDTITFNTLIAHFCKAGNFTLAHRVMKKMVKEGLAPTVATYGALIHGYCINGKLDDARKIFNNMSSTSKVPPNTVVYNILIESLCKNNDVKAALSLMDEMKAKGVKPNTTTYNAVFKGLKENNLLEDAFILMDSMIEHGCSPDYITMEILTQWLSTVGESDKLKSFVQGHKVSTLTA from the coding sequence atgaaCACTACACTTACGGTATCCAAGCACTCAAAACTCCTCCGCCCCTACCTTCTTAAACACAACCGTCGCTTCTGCACCGAACCTAACCCCCAACCACTAACGCCGCCGCAAGACGATGAGCAAAGAATCACTCAAACAGTTCAACACCTCCTCGAAACCCCACACCAAGAATGGTCCTCTTCTCAACCTTTGCAATCGCTATTATTCTCTTCTCCCCTTCCATCTCCTCGTTCTATCTTGAAAACCACTCGCAGCTTACCTTCCTATTGTCAAGCCCTTAATTTCTTCCAACACCTCCGTGAAAACTCCCTATCTACAAATACACAATCCCTCTCTCATTCACTCCAAGCCCTTCTTGAGCTAGCCGGCAGAGAACCCGATGCGGCATCAAGGTTATTCGAACTGTATCAGGCTTCTAAAGAATGGAGTGTTCCTCTAACTGTCAATGCCGCCGCGCTTCTTATACGGTACTTTGGGAGACTCGAAATGGTGGATAAATCgattgttgtttttgatgaaatcgacctttctattaaaaatacaCATATTCGTAATATTTTGATCGATGTTTTGTTGAGAGATGGTCGTGTTGACCGTGCACTCAATGTGCTCGATGAAATGCTTCAACCGGTATCTCAGTCTCCACCTAATGACGTTACTGGGGATATTGTTTTCTATGGTTTGACCAAGAGGGGCAGGAAAGGGAGGAATGTCAGCGAGGAAGAGTTGATTAAGCTGGTTTTAAACTTGGGGAAACATAGTGTTTTCCCAAGGACAAATTGGCTGACACAATTGGTTTCTAGCTTATGTAGGAATGGGAAAATCAATCAAGCTTGGGATGTTTTGCATGAACAGCTGAAACTAGGAGCACCCATTGAATCCCCAACTTTCAATGTGCTTTTGACCGGATTAGTGAGGTGTGGTGACGTTAAAAGAATGAACACTGCTTTGGCTGAGATGAAAGAGAGTGGTGTTCAACCCGATGTTGTTACTTTAGGAATTGTAATCAATCAATTATGCAAGTTAAGAAGGGTTGATGATGCAATGGAGGTGTTCAACAAAATGGGTGAAGAAACTGGGATTGATGGTGTTTCAGTTGAAGCTGACATTGTTATTCTCAATACTTTGATCAATGGGCTCTGCAAAGTAGGCAGGCAAGAAGAAGGGTTGGATTTAATGGAGAAGACGAAGTCCAATAAGGGTTTAGTCCCTAATACAGTCACTTATAATTGCTTGATTGATGGGTTTTGTAAAGTTGGAGAGGTTGAGAAAGGGAAAGAACTGTTTGAAAAGATGCAACAAGATGGTGTTTCACCTAATGCGATCACTGTTAATACGTTGGTGGACGGTATGTGCCGACACAGGAGGATCAATAGTGCACTCGAGTTCTTCGGTGATATGAAGGAGAAAGGGGTAAAGGGCAATGCAGCAGCTGCTTATACTACTTTAATTACTGCTTTCTGTAATGCCGATAATTTCTGTAAGGCAGTTGATCTGTTCGACGAAATGGTGAGAAGCGGATGCTCTGCGGATGCTATTGTTTATTATAGCTTGATCTCTGGTTTGTGTAGAGCTGGAAGGATGGATGATGCTGGTAATGTTTACTCGAAGATGAAAGTAGCCGGGTTCCACCCCGACATTGTATGCTACAATTCTCTTATTAGTGGGTTCTGCAAGAAGAAGAAAGTAGATCAAGCTTATGAAATCGTCAAGGAAATGGAAGAAACAGGAGTTAAGCCCGATACCATCACATTTAACACTTTGATTGCGCATTTTTGCAAAGCTGGGAACTTTACACTCGCTCACAGGGTgatgaaaaaaatggttaagGAAGGTCTTGCCCCTACGGTTGCCACATACGGAGCTCTTATACACGGATACTGCATAAATGGAAAACTTGACGATGCCAGGAAGATCTTTAACAACATGAGTTCCACGTCAAAAGTTCCGCCAAACACCGTAGTATACAACATTCTTATAGAATCTTTGTGCAAGAATAACGATGTCAAAGCCGCGCTTTCGCTGATGGACGAAATGAAAGCAAAGGGGGTGAAGCCTAATACCACCACATACAATGCAGTGTTTAAAGGGCTTAAAGAGAACAATTTGTTGGAAGATGCATTTATATTGATGGATAGTATGATCGAGCATGGTTGCAGTCCTGACTATATAACCATGGAGATTCTCACACAATGGCTTTCTACTGTCGGTGAATCCGATAAATTAAAAAGCTTTGTACAAGGACACAAGGTTTCTACCTTGACCGCATAA